Proteins from a single region of Segatella copri:
- a CDS encoding CNNM domain-containing protein, which translates to MGLIILYFLGALSLSFLCSVLEAVLLSTPMSFISMKENQGSKTASLMKQYKNNVDRPVGAILSLNTIAHTIGSAGVGAESMKLFGEEYFGIISAILTLLILVLSEIIPKTIGASYWRSLAMTSTKIIRVLIFITYPLVLLSELITKVFTPKNHQASVSREEVSAMVDVGTTEGIFRESESKIIKSCIRLAGVKAKEVMTPSIVVESANMNLTTKEFYEQKEWNFSRIPVYDNNKDIIVGYVLKDMVLKLVSDDEFQTRLSELMRPILSFNEDESLYQIWEKMLEKREHISIIVDEYGCLRGVVSMEDVIETMTGVEIVDEDDVAVDMQALAKEKSRMMHQGIVSAIPGSKA; encoded by the coding sequence ATGGGTTTAATCATTTTATATTTTTTAGGTGCTCTGTCACTATCCTTTTTATGCTCCGTCCTGGAGGCGGTATTACTTTCTACTCCGATGTCGTTTATCTCGATGAAGGAGAATCAAGGCAGCAAGACTGCCTCACTGATGAAACAGTATAAGAATAATGTAGACCGTCCGGTGGGTGCCATTCTTTCACTCAACACCATCGCCCACACCATCGGTTCTGCCGGTGTAGGAGCCGAGTCTATGAAACTCTTTGGCGAAGAATACTTCGGCATCATTTCCGCCATTCTCACTCTGTTGATTCTGGTACTTTCAGAAATCATCCCGAAAACCATCGGAGCTTCATATTGGCGCTCTCTTGCCATGACATCTACCAAGATCATCCGTGTGCTCATCTTTATCACCTATCCTTTGGTACTGCTTTCGGAACTTATCACTAAGGTATTTACTCCGAAGAACCACCAGGCTTCCGTGAGTCGCGAAGAGGTATCGGCCATGGTAGACGTAGGTACTACAGAAGGCATCTTCCGCGAATCGGAAAGCAAGATCATCAAAAGCTGCATTCGCCTGGCAGGAGTAAAGGCAAAGGAGGTTATGACTCCATCCATTGTAGTAGAATCAGCCAACATGAATCTGACTACCAAGGAGTTTTACGAACAGAAAGAATGGAATTTCTCACGCATTCCCGTTTATGACAACAACAAGGATATCATTGTGGGATACGTATTGAAAGATATGGTTCTCAAATTGGTTTCAGACGATGAGTTCCAAACCAGATTATCCGAGCTGATGCGTCCTATTCTTTCCTTCAACGAGGATGAATCTCTATACCAGATATGGGAAAAAATGTTGGAAAAACGAGAACACATCTCTATCATCGTAGATGAATACGGATGTCTGAGAGGAGTGGTTTCCATGGAAGACGTAATCGAAACGATGACTGGCGTAGAAATCGTGGATGAAGACGATGTGGCAGTGGATATGCAGGCATTGGCTAAGGAAAAATCGCGCATGATGCACCAAGGTATTGTATCTGCCATTCCTGGCAGTAAAGCTTAA
- a CDS encoding alcohol dehydrogenase — protein sequence MKAFTYIQQGKFGFTEKGKPTIIDEHDAIVRVTLSSICTSDLHIKHGSVPRAVPGITVGHEMVGIVEEVGERVSHVKPGDRVTVNVETFCGECFYCKHGYVNNCTSPYGGWALGCRIDGGQTEYVRVPYATTGLNKIPDSVSDEQALFVGDILATGFWATRISDITEEDTVLIIGAGPTGVCCLLCTLLKNPRNIIVCEKSKDRREFIQKHYPQVMVVEPEDCEAFVKQHSLHGGADVVMEVAGGPDTFQLAWKCARPNAIVTIVAMYDKPQMLPLPDMYGKNLIFKTGGVDGCDCEEILDLIAQGKIDTTPLITHRFPLSRIEEAYDVFENRRDGVIKVAIFPG from the coding sequence GTGAAAGCATTTACATATATCCAGCAAGGAAAGTTTGGCTTCACAGAAAAAGGGAAGCCTACGATAATAGATGAGCATGATGCCATCGTAAGAGTAACGCTGAGCAGTATCTGCACCAGTGATCTTCATATCAAGCATGGTTCTGTGCCTCGCGCAGTACCGGGGATTACTGTTGGCCACGAAATGGTAGGCATTGTAGAGGAAGTAGGGGAGAGGGTTTCCCATGTGAAGCCGGGCGACAGAGTAACCGTGAATGTAGAGACCTTCTGTGGAGAATGCTTCTATTGCAAGCATGGATACGTGAACAATTGTACTTCTCCATATGGCGGATGGGCACTGGGATGCAGAATCGATGGCGGGCAGACGGAATATGTGAGGGTTCCTTATGCTACAACCGGCTTGAACAAGATTCCTGATTCGGTAAGCGATGAGCAGGCGCTCTTCGTTGGCGACATCCTTGCTACTGGATTCTGGGCTACGAGAATATCTGATATTACGGAAGAGGATACTGTCTTGATTATCGGTGCTGGCCCTACGGGTGTCTGCTGTTTGCTTTGCACCCTGCTCAAGAATCCGAGAAACATCATCGTCTGTGAGAAATCAAAGGATAGGCGAGAGTTCATTCAGAAGCATTATCCTCAGGTGATGGTTGTTGAACCGGAGGATTGTGAGGCATTTGTCAAACAACATAGTCTGCATGGGGGAGCTGATGTGGTGATGGAGGTTGCAGGTGGACCTGATACCTTCCAGCTTGCCTGGAAGTGTGCCCGTCCTAATGCCATCGTCACCATCGTTGCGATGTATGACAAGCCGCAGATGCTTCCGCTTCCTGATATGTATGGCAAGAACCTCATCTTCAAGACGGGAGGTGTGGATGGATGTGACTGTGAGGAAATCCTTGATTTGATAGCCCAGGGAAAGATAGATACCACTCCTCTGATTACCCATCGTTTCCCGCTTTCAAGAATAGAAGAGGCATACGATGTCTTTGAGAACCGCAGGGATGGAGTCATCAAGGTGGCGATATTTCCGGGATAA
- a CDS encoding RepB family plasmid replication initiator protein — translation MSEPKGNKNLVWINTPFSLTKLDKQYTLLQQNILMVASTHLQKYVEEYFTEKRVLGDARSDYLFEKGIEHAVMEIPPIKIDIKDFQVSTEFHNYKNLRDTLKNDILNLSVRVKTDSKTEKIQHVFSNIEIPTTQKGYTKSDGEKVERIKGEVILEIDPKLTMSLFDMRQGYIHHISMIAKYSKKVNTPRLYIYLLRQMGLDKSLDVKVEFLPMKQYLGLVELDEHGNILLDDKGEPVMNKYPKFSQFRKQVLDVVREDLNRMASRSETDIVFDEFSEEDFVYRNGKHKGDPEYVIFHIKRTDVGINHIGDKDADIARRLNEKINRNRGKKTSDDATQQGDLFAHVYQNPDKKIEVDTTQGFEQWNQFISMVQDTSQQALLGRCKFIGIKNDRFCIAASDDDFAALKTSGLERLAQEFFDCVGSFMPVFYRG, via the coding sequence ATGAGTGAACCAAAAGGAAACAAGAATCTGGTGTGGATTAACACACCTTTTTCGCTGACAAAATTGGATAAGCAATATACATTATTGCAACAAAACATATTGATGGTTGCAAGTACCCATCTGCAGAAGTATGTTGAAGAGTATTTTACCGAGAAGAGAGTGCTTGGAGATGCACGCTCCGACTATCTTTTCGAGAAAGGAATAGAGCATGCTGTTATGGAGATTCCGCCCATCAAAATAGACATCAAGGATTTTCAGGTATCAACGGAGTTTCATAATTATAAGAATCTGCGTGATACGCTGAAGAACGATATCCTCAACCTGTCGGTGCGTGTAAAGACGGATAGCAAGACAGAGAAGATACAGCACGTATTTTCAAACATCGAGATTCCGACAACGCAGAAAGGCTATACAAAGAGCGATGGTGAGAAAGTAGAACGCATCAAGGGTGAAGTAATACTTGAGATAGATCCAAAACTCACTATGAGCCTTTTTGATATGCGTCAGGGATATATTCACCATATCTCCATGATTGCTAAATATTCCAAGAAGGTGAATACACCTCGACTCTATATATATCTGCTTCGTCAGATGGGACTAGACAAGAGCCTGGATGTTAAGGTTGAGTTTTTGCCGATGAAACAGTATTTGGGTCTGGTAGAACTTGATGAACATGGCAATATTCTGCTTGACGACAAGGGGGAGCCTGTGATGAATAAATATCCTAAATTCTCGCAATTCAGAAAACAGGTACTCGATGTGGTAAGGGAAGATCTCAACAGAATGGCTAGTCGCAGTGAGACAGATATCGTATTTGATGAATTTTCTGAAGAAGACTTTGTTTATCGGAACGGAAAGCATAAGGGAGATCCTGAATATGTTATCTTCCATATCAAGCGGACGGATGTAGGTATCAATCATATCGGAGATAAAGATGCAGATATTGCTCGTCGTCTGAATGAAAAAATAAACCGTAATAGAGGAAAGAAAACATCTGATGATGCCACGCAGCAGGGAGATCTTTTTGCGCATGTATATCAGAATCCTGACAAGAAGATAGAAGTAGACACGACTCAAGGTTTTGAGCAATGGAATCAGTTTATTTCGATGGTACAGGATACCAGTCAGCAAGCCCTGTTGGGCAGATGCAAATTCATAGGAATCAAGAATGACAGATTCTGTATTGCTGCTAGTGATGATGATTTTGCTGCTTTGAAAACATCGGGTCTTGAAAGGCTGGCACAAGAATTTTTTGACTGTGTCGGTTCATTCATGCCTGTATTCTATAGAGGCTAA
- a CDS encoding ParA family protein, whose amino-acid sequence MKHELQEIVAVVNNKGGVGKTATVQSLASGIVRLNHNLRVLVIDLDPQCNLSSLFGVRDNEYDNIYNAMCKQSGVPVYKCKNGVYAVPGSAQMENIEQHLPGGPSLREQMKSYTVLLGCLQDNDCHDMTGEGLKNVFDDFDYIFIDCPPALSKNTYNALVAASKILIPVQMEALSVKGVSEVLSVMDEVKEFHMNDNLELLGLLPVMVDERTKITKQLSKLLGEKHGDLILPCRIRRSVKFLEAQAHGQSIFEYAPYSSTGIDYEIAIKRMFNIKI is encoded by the coding sequence ATGAAACATGAACTACAGGAAATTGTTGCAGTAGTGAACAACAAGGGTGGAGTAGGCAAGACGGCTACTGTGCAGTCTCTGGCTTCTGGCATAGTCCGGTTGAATCACAATCTCAGGGTTCTGGTAATAGACTTAGACCCACAATGCAACCTCTCTTCGCTTTTCGGAGTGAGAGATAACGAATATGATAACATATACAACGCCATGTGCAAACAGAGTGGTGTGCCAGTCTACAAATGTAAAAATGGAGTATATGCAGTTCCAGGATCTGCTCAGATGGAAAATATAGAACAACACCTTCCAGGAGGCCCTTCACTGAGAGAACAGATGAAGAGCTACACGGTATTACTGGGATGCTTGCAAGACAACGATTGCCATGACATGACAGGAGAAGGACTGAAAAACGTATTTGATGATTTCGACTACATTTTCATAGACTGTCCTCCAGCACTTTCCAAGAACACTTATAATGCTTTGGTTGCTGCGAGCAAGATTTTGATTCCAGTACAGATGGAAGCATTATCTGTCAAGGGAGTAAGTGAAGTACTCAGCGTAATGGATGAAGTGAAGGAGTTCCACATGAACGATAATTTGGAATTACTTGGACTCCTGCCAGTTATGGTAGATGAAAGAACCAAGATTACCAAGCAGTTGAGCAAACTTTTAGGCGAAAAACATGGCGACTTAATTCTGCCTTGCCGTATCCGACGCTCTGTAAAGTTCCTGGAAGCTCAGGCACACGGACAAAGCATATTCGAATATGCACCTTACTCAAGTACAGGTATCGATTACGAAATTGCTATCAAGCGCATGTTCAACATCAAAATCTAA